In a genomic window of Jaculus jaculus isolate mJacJac1 chromosome 8, mJacJac1.mat.Y.cur, whole genome shotgun sequence:
- the Sema6d gene encoding semaphorin-6D isoform X2: MRFFLLWVCTLFLVVSRLRAISFPEDDEPLNTVDYHYSKQYPVFRGRPSGNESQHRLDFQLMLKIRDTLYIAGRDQVYTVNLNEIPKAEVTPSKKLTWRSKQQDRENCAMKGKHKDECHNFIKVFVPRNDEMVFVCGTNAFNPMCRYYKLNTLEYDGEEISGLARCPFDAKQTNVALFADGKLYSATVADFLASDAVIYRSMGDGSALRTIKYDSKWIKEPHFLHAIEYGNYVYFFFREIAVEHNNLGKAVYSRVARICKNDMGGSQRVLEKHWTSFLKARLNCSVPGDSFFYFDVLQSITDIIQINGIPMVIGVFTTQLNSIPGSAVCAFSMDDIEKVFKGRFKEQKTPDSVWTAVPEDKVPRPRPGCCAKHGLAEAYKTSIDFPDETLSFIKSHPLMDAAVPPIADEPWFTKTRVRYRLTAIAVDHSAGPYQNYTVIFVGSEAGVVLKVLAKTSPFSLNGSVLLEEIEAYNQAKCNAENEDDKRVLSLQLDKEHHALYVAFSSCVIRVPLSRCERHGSCKKSCIASRDPYCGWLSQGTCGRVTLGMLLLTEDFFAFHNHSAGGYEQDTEYGGTAHLGDCHEILPTSTTPDYKIFGGPTSVASIPEITPKVIDTWIPNLTNSRTFVVQDDPITSDLTDTLSDIPKGVRWEVQSGESNQMVHMNVLITCVFAAFVLGAFIAGVAVYCYRDMFVRKNRKIHKDAESAQSCTDSSGSFAKLNGLLDSPVKEYQQNIDSPKLYSNLLTSRKEIPPNGDTKSMVMDHRGQPPELAALPTPESTPVLHQKTLQAMKSHSDKGHSHGPSRKEAPQFFPSSPPPHSPLSHGHIPSAIVLPNATHDYNTSFSNSNAHKAEKKLQNIDHPLTKSASKRDHRRSVDSRNTLHDLLKHLSDPNSNPKAIIGDIQMAHQTLMLDPVGPMSEVPPKVPNREASLYSPPSTLPRNSPTKRVDVPTTPGVPMTSLERQRGYHKNSSQRHSISAMPKNLNSPNGVLLSRQPSMNRGGYMPTPTGAKVDYIQGAPGSVHLQPSLSRQSSYTSNGTLPRTGLKRTPSLKPDVPPKPSFVPQTTSVRPLNKYTY; this comes from the exons ATGAGGTTCTTTCTGCTTTGGGTCTGTACACTGTTCCTGGTGGTTTCAAGGCTAagggccatcagctttcctgaAGACGATGAACCCCTTAACACTGTTGACTACCACT ATTCAAAGCAATATCCGGTTTTTAGAGGACGCCCTTCAGGCAACGAATCGCAGCACAGGCTGGACTTTCAGCTGATGTTGAAAATTCGAGACACACTTTATATTGCTGGCAG GGATCAAGTGTATACAGTAAACTTAAATGAAATTCCCAAAGCAGAAGTCACACCAAGCAAG AAGCTGACATGGAGGTCAAAACAACAAGACCGAGAAAACTGTGCTATGAAAGGCAAGCACAAA GATGAATGCCACAACTTTATCAAAGTATTTGTTCCAAGAAATGATGAGATGGTTTTTGTCTGTGGTACCAACGCATTCAATCCAATGTGTAGATACTACAAA ttgAATACCTTAGAGTATGATGGGGAAGAAATTAGTGGCCTGGCAAGATGCCCATTTGATGCCAAACAAACCAATGTTGCCCTCTTTGCTG ATGGGAAGCTGTATTCTGCCACAGTGGCTGACTTCTTGGCCAGTGATGCTGTCATTTATCGAAGCATGGGGGATGGATCTGCCCTTCGCACAATAAAATatgattccaaatggatcaaag AGCCACACTTTCTTCATGCCATAGAATATGGAAACTATGTCTATTTCTTCTTCCGAGAAATTGCTGTAGAACATAATAACTTAGGCAAG GCAGTATATTCCCGAGTGGCACGCATATGTAAAAACGACATGGGTGGATCCCagcgggtcctggagaaacacTGGACTTCTTTTCTGAAGGCTCGGCTTAACTGTTCTGTCCCTGGAGATtcttttttctactttgatgttctGCAGTCTATTACAGACATAATTCAAATCAATGGCATCCCCATGGTGATTGGGGTGTTTACCACACAGCTCAACAG CATCCCTGGTTCTGCAGTTTGTGCATTTAGCATGGATGACATTGAAAAAGTATTTAAAGGACGGTTTAAAGAACAGAAAACTCCAGACTCTGTTTGGACAGCAGTTCCTGAAGACAAAGTACCAAGGCCAAG ACCTGGCTGTTGTGCCAAACATGGCCTTGCAGAAGCTTATAAAACCTCCATTGACTTCCctgatgagaccctgtctttcaTCAAATCCCACCCTCTGATGGATGCTGCTGTTCCACCCATTGCTGATGAGCCCTGGTTCACAAAGACTCGGGTTCG GTACAGACTTACGGCCATCGCAGTAGACCATTCAGCAGGGCCCTACCAGAACTACACGGTCATCTTCGTTGGCTCTGAAGCTGGTGTGGTACTTAAAGTTTTGGCAAAGACCAGCCCTTTCTCCTTGAATGGCAGTGTGTTACTGGAAGAGATTGAAGCTTACAACCAAGCAAA GTGCAATGCGGAGAATGAGGACGACAAAAGGGTTCTCTCCCTGCAGTTGGACAAAGAGCACCATGCATTGTATGTGGCATTCTCCAGCTGCGTCATCCGCGTACCCCTCAGCCGCTGCGAGCGGCATGGGTCGTGTAAAAA GTCTTGCATTGCATCACGTGACCCATACTGCGGCTGGTTAAGCCAGGGAACTTGTGGAAGAGTGACCCTAGGGATGCT ACTGTTAACTGAAGACTTCTTTGCTTTCCATAACCACAGCGCTGGAGGGTATGAACAGGACACGGAATACGGCGGCACAGCCCACCTAGGGGACTGCCATG AAATTTTGCCTACTTCAACTACACCAGATTACAAAATATTTGGCGGTCCAACATCtg TGGCAAGTATCCCAGAAATTACACCTAAAGTGATTGATACCTGGATACCTAATCTGACGAACTCCCGGACATTTGTAGTTCAAGATGACCCAATCACTTCTGATCTTACTGATACTTTATCAGATATCCCAAAGG GTGTGCGATGGGAAGTCCAGTCTGGAGAGTCCAACCAGATGGTCCACATGAATGTCCTCATTACCTGTGTCTTTGCCGCTTTTGTTTTGGGTGCATTCATTGCAGGAGTGGCAGTATACTGTTACCGTGACATGTTTGTGCGGAAGAACAGGAAAATCCACAAAGATGCAGAATCTGCCCAGTCGTGCACAGACTCCAGTGGAAGTTTTGCCAAGCTGAATGGTCTCTTGGACAGCCCGGTCAAGGAATATCAACAGAATATTGATTCTCCTAAGCTTTATAGTAATCTGCTGACCAGTCGCAAGGAGATACCACCCAAtggggatacaaaatcaatggtGATGGACCATCGGggccagcctccagaactggcTGCTCTCCCCACACCAGAGTCCACGCCTGTACTCCACCAGAAGACCCTGCAGGCCATGAAGAGCCACTCAGACAAGGGCCATAGCCATGGACCTTCAAGAAAGGAAGCCCCTCAGTTTTTCCCTTCTAGTCCTCCACCCCATTCTCCATTAAGTCATGGGCATATCCCCAGTGCCATTGTTCTTCCAAATGCTACCCATGACTATAACACATCTTTCTCCAACTCCAATGCTCACAAAGCTGAAAAGAAGCTTCAAAATATTGACCACCCTCTTACAAAGTCAGCTAGTAAGAGGGATCACCGGCGGTCTGTTGATTCCAGAAATACCCTTCATGATCTCCTGAAACATCTAAGTGACCCAAATAGTAATCCCAAAGCCATCATAGGAGACATCCAAATGGCCCATCAGACCCTTATGCTGGATCCTGTGGGACCTATGTCTGAGGTCCCACCAAAAGTACCTAACCGAGAGGCATCTCTGTACTCCCCTCCTTCAACACTTCCCAGAAATAGTCCAACCAAGCGAGTGGATGTTCCCACCACTCCTGGAGTCCCAATGACTTCTCTGGAAAGACAACGTGGTTATCACAAAAATTCCTCCCAGAGGCACTCTATATCTGCTATGCCTAAAAACTTAAATTCACCAAATGGTGTTTTGTTATCCAGGCAGCCTAGTATGAACCGTGGAGGATATATGCCCACCCCCACAGGGGCAAAGGTGGACTATATTCAGGGGGCACCAGGAAGTGTCCACTTGCAACCCTCTCTCTCCAGACAGAGTAGCTACACCAGTAATGGCACGCTTCCCAGGACGGGACTAAAGAGGACACCGTCCTTAAAACCTGATGTGCCACCAAAGCCTTCCTTTGTTCCGCAGACCACATCTGTCAGACCACTAAACAAATACACTTACTAG
- the Sema6d gene encoding semaphorin-6D isoform X9, producing MRFFLLWVCTLFLVVSRLRAISFPEDDEPLNTVDYHYSKQYPVFRGRPSGNESQHRLDFQLMLKIRDTLYIAGRDQVYTVNLNEIPKAEVTPSKKLTWRSKQQDRENCAMKGKHKDECHNFIKVFVPRNDEMVFVCGTNAFNPMCRYYKLNTLEYDGEEISGLARCPFDAKQTNVALFADGKLYSATVADFLASDAVIYRSMGDGSALRTIKYDSKWIKEPHFLHAIEYGNYVYFFFREIAVEHNNLGKAVYSRVARICKNDMGGSQRVLEKHWTSFLKARLNCSVPGDSFFYFDVLQSITDIIQINGIPMVIGVFTTQLNSIPGSAVCAFSMDDIEKVFKGRFKEQKTPDSVWTAVPEDKVPRPRPGCCAKHGLAEAYKTSIDFPDETLSFIKSHPLMDAAVPPIADEPWFTKTRVRYRLTAIAVDHSAGPYQNYTVIFVGSEAGVVLKVLAKTSPFSLNGSVLLEEIEAYNQAKCNAENEDDKRVLSLQLDKEHHALYVAFSSCVIRVPLSRCERHGSCKKSCIASRDPYCGWLSQGTCGRVTLGMLAGGYEQDTEYGGTAHLGDCHGVRWEVQSGESNQMVHMNVLITCVFAAFVLGAFIAGVAVYCYRDMFVRKNRKIHKDAESAQSCTDSSGSFAKLNGLLDSPVKEYQQNIDSPKLYSNLLTSRKEIPPNGDTKSMVMDHRGQPPELAALPTPESTPVLHQKTLQAMKSHSDKGHSHGPSRKEAPQFFPSSPPPHSPLSHGHIPSAIVLPNATHDYNTSFSNSNAHKAEKKLQNIDHPLTKSASKRDHRRSVDSRNTLHDLLKHLSDPNSNPKAIIGDIQMAHQTLMLDPVGPMSEVPPKVPNREASLYSPPSTLPRNSPTKRVDVPTTPGVPMTSLERQRGYHKNSSQRHSISAMPKNLNSPNGVLLSRQPSMNRGGYMPTPTGAKVDYIQGAPGSVHLQPSLSRQSSYTSNGTLPRTGLKRTPSLKPDVPPKPSFVPQTTSVRPLNKYTY from the exons ATGAGGTTCTTTCTGCTTTGGGTCTGTACACTGTTCCTGGTGGTTTCAAGGCTAagggccatcagctttcctgaAGACGATGAACCCCTTAACACTGTTGACTACCACT ATTCAAAGCAATATCCGGTTTTTAGAGGACGCCCTTCAGGCAACGAATCGCAGCACAGGCTGGACTTTCAGCTGATGTTGAAAATTCGAGACACACTTTATATTGCTGGCAG GGATCAAGTGTATACAGTAAACTTAAATGAAATTCCCAAAGCAGAAGTCACACCAAGCAAG AAGCTGACATGGAGGTCAAAACAACAAGACCGAGAAAACTGTGCTATGAAAGGCAAGCACAAA GATGAATGCCACAACTTTATCAAAGTATTTGTTCCAAGAAATGATGAGATGGTTTTTGTCTGTGGTACCAACGCATTCAATCCAATGTGTAGATACTACAAA ttgAATACCTTAGAGTATGATGGGGAAGAAATTAGTGGCCTGGCAAGATGCCCATTTGATGCCAAACAAACCAATGTTGCCCTCTTTGCTG ATGGGAAGCTGTATTCTGCCACAGTGGCTGACTTCTTGGCCAGTGATGCTGTCATTTATCGAAGCATGGGGGATGGATCTGCCCTTCGCACAATAAAATatgattccaaatggatcaaag AGCCACACTTTCTTCATGCCATAGAATATGGAAACTATGTCTATTTCTTCTTCCGAGAAATTGCTGTAGAACATAATAACTTAGGCAAG GCAGTATATTCCCGAGTGGCACGCATATGTAAAAACGACATGGGTGGATCCCagcgggtcctggagaaacacTGGACTTCTTTTCTGAAGGCTCGGCTTAACTGTTCTGTCCCTGGAGATtcttttttctactttgatgttctGCAGTCTATTACAGACATAATTCAAATCAATGGCATCCCCATGGTGATTGGGGTGTTTACCACACAGCTCAACAG CATCCCTGGTTCTGCAGTTTGTGCATTTAGCATGGATGACATTGAAAAAGTATTTAAAGGACGGTTTAAAGAACAGAAAACTCCAGACTCTGTTTGGACAGCAGTTCCTGAAGACAAAGTACCAAGGCCAAG ACCTGGCTGTTGTGCCAAACATGGCCTTGCAGAAGCTTATAAAACCTCCATTGACTTCCctgatgagaccctgtctttcaTCAAATCCCACCCTCTGATGGATGCTGCTGTTCCACCCATTGCTGATGAGCCCTGGTTCACAAAGACTCGGGTTCG GTACAGACTTACGGCCATCGCAGTAGACCATTCAGCAGGGCCCTACCAGAACTACACGGTCATCTTCGTTGGCTCTGAAGCTGGTGTGGTACTTAAAGTTTTGGCAAAGACCAGCCCTTTCTCCTTGAATGGCAGTGTGTTACTGGAAGAGATTGAAGCTTACAACCAAGCAAA GTGCAATGCGGAGAATGAGGACGACAAAAGGGTTCTCTCCCTGCAGTTGGACAAAGAGCACCATGCATTGTATGTGGCATTCTCCAGCTGCGTCATCCGCGTACCCCTCAGCCGCTGCGAGCGGCATGGGTCGTGTAAAAA GTCTTGCATTGCATCACGTGACCCATACTGCGGCTGGTTAAGCCAGGGAACTTGTGGAAGAGTGACCCTAGGGATGCT CGCTGGAGGGTATGAACAGGACACGGAATACGGCGGCACAGCCCACCTAGGGGACTGCCATG GTGTGCGATGGGAAGTCCAGTCTGGAGAGTCCAACCAGATGGTCCACATGAATGTCCTCATTACCTGTGTCTTTGCCGCTTTTGTTTTGGGTGCATTCATTGCAGGAGTGGCAGTATACTGTTACCGTGACATGTTTGTGCGGAAGAACAGGAAAATCCACAAAGATGCAGAATCTGCCCAGTCGTGCACAGACTCCAGTGGAAGTTTTGCCAAGCTGAATGGTCTCTTGGACAGCCCGGTCAAGGAATATCAACAGAATATTGATTCTCCTAAGCTTTATAGTAATCTGCTGACCAGTCGCAAGGAGATACCACCCAAtggggatacaaaatcaatggtGATGGACCATCGGggccagcctccagaactggcTGCTCTCCCCACACCAGAGTCCACGCCTGTACTCCACCAGAAGACCCTGCAGGCCATGAAGAGCCACTCAGACAAGGGCCATAGCCATGGACCTTCAAGAAAGGAAGCCCCTCAGTTTTTCCCTTCTAGTCCTCCACCCCATTCTCCATTAAGTCATGGGCATATCCCCAGTGCCATTGTTCTTCCAAATGCTACCCATGACTATAACACATCTTTCTCCAACTCCAATGCTCACAAAGCTGAAAAGAAGCTTCAAAATATTGACCACCCTCTTACAAAGTCAGCTAGTAAGAGGGATCACCGGCGGTCTGTTGATTCCAGAAATACCCTTCATGATCTCCTGAAACATCTAAGTGACCCAAATAGTAATCCCAAAGCCATCATAGGAGACATCCAAATGGCCCATCAGACCCTTATGCTGGATCCTGTGGGACCTATGTCTGAGGTCCCACCAAAAGTACCTAACCGAGAGGCATCTCTGTACTCCCCTCCTTCAACACTTCCCAGAAATAGTCCAACCAAGCGAGTGGATGTTCCCACCACTCCTGGAGTCCCAATGACTTCTCTGGAAAGACAACGTGGTTATCACAAAAATTCCTCCCAGAGGCACTCTATATCTGCTATGCCTAAAAACTTAAATTCACCAAATGGTGTTTTGTTATCCAGGCAGCCTAGTATGAACCGTGGAGGATATATGCCCACCCCCACAGGGGCAAAGGTGGACTATATTCAGGGGGCACCAGGAAGTGTCCACTTGCAACCCTCTCTCTCCAGACAGAGTAGCTACACCAGTAATGGCACGCTTCCCAGGACGGGACTAAAGAGGACACCGTCCTTAAAACCTGATGTGCCACCAAAGCCTTCCTTTGTTCCGCAGACCACATCTGTCAGACCACTAAACAAATACACTTACTAG
- the Sema6d gene encoding semaphorin-6D isoform X1, whose amino-acid sequence MRFFLLWVCTLFLVVSRLRAISFPEDDEPLNTVDYHYSKQYPVFRGRPSGNESQHRLDFQLMLKIRDTLYIAGRDQVYTVNLNEIPKAEVTPSKKLTWRSKQQDRENCAMKGKHKDECHNFIKVFVPRNDEMVFVCGTNAFNPMCRYYKLNTLEYDGEEISGLARCPFDAKQTNVALFADGKLYSATVADFLASDAVIYRSMGDGSALRTIKYDSKWIKEPHFLHAIEYGNYVYFFFREIAVEHNNLGKAVYSRVARICKNDMGGSQRVLEKHWTSFLKARLNCSVPGDSFFYFDVLQSITDIIQINGIPMVIGVFTTQLNSIPGSAVCAFSMDDIEKVFKGRFKEQKTPDSVWTAVPEDKVPRPRPGCCAKHGLAEAYKTSIDFPDETLSFIKSHPLMDAAVPPIADEPWFTKTRVRYRLTAIAVDHSAGPYQNYTVIFVGSEAGVVLKVLAKTSPFSLNGSVLLEEIEAYNQAKCNAENEDDKRVLSLQLDKEHHALYVAFSSCVIRVPLSRCERHGSCKKSCIASRDPYCGWLSQGTCGRVTLGMLLLTEDFFAFHNHSAGGYEQDTEYGGTAHLGDCHEILPTSTTPDYKIFGGPTSDMEVSSSSVTTVASIPEITPKVIDTWIPNLTNSRTFVVQDDPITSDLTDTLSDIPKGVRWEVQSGESNQMVHMNVLITCVFAAFVLGAFIAGVAVYCYRDMFVRKNRKIHKDAESAQSCTDSSGSFAKLNGLLDSPVKEYQQNIDSPKLYSNLLTSRKEIPPNGDTKSMVMDHRGQPPELAALPTPESTPVLHQKTLQAMKSHSDKGHSHGPSRKEAPQFFPSSPPPHSPLSHGHIPSAIVLPNATHDYNTSFSNSNAHKAEKKLQNIDHPLTKSASKRDHRRSVDSRNTLHDLLKHLSDPNSNPKAIIGDIQMAHQTLMLDPVGPMSEVPPKVPNREASLYSPPSTLPRNSPTKRVDVPTTPGVPMTSLERQRGYHKNSSQRHSISAMPKNLNSPNGVLLSRQPSMNRGGYMPTPTGAKVDYIQGAPGSVHLQPSLSRQSSYTSNGTLPRTGLKRTPSLKPDVPPKPSFVPQTTSVRPLNKYTY is encoded by the exons ATGAGGTTCTTTCTGCTTTGGGTCTGTACACTGTTCCTGGTGGTTTCAAGGCTAagggccatcagctttcctgaAGACGATGAACCCCTTAACACTGTTGACTACCACT ATTCAAAGCAATATCCGGTTTTTAGAGGACGCCCTTCAGGCAACGAATCGCAGCACAGGCTGGACTTTCAGCTGATGTTGAAAATTCGAGACACACTTTATATTGCTGGCAG GGATCAAGTGTATACAGTAAACTTAAATGAAATTCCCAAAGCAGAAGTCACACCAAGCAAG AAGCTGACATGGAGGTCAAAACAACAAGACCGAGAAAACTGTGCTATGAAAGGCAAGCACAAA GATGAATGCCACAACTTTATCAAAGTATTTGTTCCAAGAAATGATGAGATGGTTTTTGTCTGTGGTACCAACGCATTCAATCCAATGTGTAGATACTACAAA ttgAATACCTTAGAGTATGATGGGGAAGAAATTAGTGGCCTGGCAAGATGCCCATTTGATGCCAAACAAACCAATGTTGCCCTCTTTGCTG ATGGGAAGCTGTATTCTGCCACAGTGGCTGACTTCTTGGCCAGTGATGCTGTCATTTATCGAAGCATGGGGGATGGATCTGCCCTTCGCACAATAAAATatgattccaaatggatcaaag AGCCACACTTTCTTCATGCCATAGAATATGGAAACTATGTCTATTTCTTCTTCCGAGAAATTGCTGTAGAACATAATAACTTAGGCAAG GCAGTATATTCCCGAGTGGCACGCATATGTAAAAACGACATGGGTGGATCCCagcgggtcctggagaaacacTGGACTTCTTTTCTGAAGGCTCGGCTTAACTGTTCTGTCCCTGGAGATtcttttttctactttgatgttctGCAGTCTATTACAGACATAATTCAAATCAATGGCATCCCCATGGTGATTGGGGTGTTTACCACACAGCTCAACAG CATCCCTGGTTCTGCAGTTTGTGCATTTAGCATGGATGACATTGAAAAAGTATTTAAAGGACGGTTTAAAGAACAGAAAACTCCAGACTCTGTTTGGACAGCAGTTCCTGAAGACAAAGTACCAAGGCCAAG ACCTGGCTGTTGTGCCAAACATGGCCTTGCAGAAGCTTATAAAACCTCCATTGACTTCCctgatgagaccctgtctttcaTCAAATCCCACCCTCTGATGGATGCTGCTGTTCCACCCATTGCTGATGAGCCCTGGTTCACAAAGACTCGGGTTCG GTACAGACTTACGGCCATCGCAGTAGACCATTCAGCAGGGCCCTACCAGAACTACACGGTCATCTTCGTTGGCTCTGAAGCTGGTGTGGTACTTAAAGTTTTGGCAAAGACCAGCCCTTTCTCCTTGAATGGCAGTGTGTTACTGGAAGAGATTGAAGCTTACAACCAAGCAAA GTGCAATGCGGAGAATGAGGACGACAAAAGGGTTCTCTCCCTGCAGTTGGACAAAGAGCACCATGCATTGTATGTGGCATTCTCCAGCTGCGTCATCCGCGTACCCCTCAGCCGCTGCGAGCGGCATGGGTCGTGTAAAAA GTCTTGCATTGCATCACGTGACCCATACTGCGGCTGGTTAAGCCAGGGAACTTGTGGAAGAGTGACCCTAGGGATGCT ACTGTTAACTGAAGACTTCTTTGCTTTCCATAACCACAGCGCTGGAGGGTATGAACAGGACACGGAATACGGCGGCACAGCCCACCTAGGGGACTGCCATG AAATTTTGCCTACTTCAACTACACCAGATTACAAAATATTTGGCGGTCCAACATCtg ACATGGAGGTATCTTCATCTTCTGTTACCACAGTGGCAAGTATCCCAGAAATTACACCTAAAGTGATTGATACCTGGATACCTAATCTGACGAACTCCCGGACATTTGTAGTTCAAGATGACCCAATCACTTCTGATCTTACTGATACTTTATCAGATATCCCAAAGG GTGTGCGATGGGAAGTCCAGTCTGGAGAGTCCAACCAGATGGTCCACATGAATGTCCTCATTACCTGTGTCTTTGCCGCTTTTGTTTTGGGTGCATTCATTGCAGGAGTGGCAGTATACTGTTACCGTGACATGTTTGTGCGGAAGAACAGGAAAATCCACAAAGATGCAGAATCTGCCCAGTCGTGCACAGACTCCAGTGGAAGTTTTGCCAAGCTGAATGGTCTCTTGGACAGCCCGGTCAAGGAATATCAACAGAATATTGATTCTCCTAAGCTTTATAGTAATCTGCTGACCAGTCGCAAGGAGATACCACCCAAtggggatacaaaatcaatggtGATGGACCATCGGggccagcctccagaactggcTGCTCTCCCCACACCAGAGTCCACGCCTGTACTCCACCAGAAGACCCTGCAGGCCATGAAGAGCCACTCAGACAAGGGCCATAGCCATGGACCTTCAAGAAAGGAAGCCCCTCAGTTTTTCCCTTCTAGTCCTCCACCCCATTCTCCATTAAGTCATGGGCATATCCCCAGTGCCATTGTTCTTCCAAATGCTACCCATGACTATAACACATCTTTCTCCAACTCCAATGCTCACAAAGCTGAAAAGAAGCTTCAAAATATTGACCACCCTCTTACAAAGTCAGCTAGTAAGAGGGATCACCGGCGGTCTGTTGATTCCAGAAATACCCTTCATGATCTCCTGAAACATCTAAGTGACCCAAATAGTAATCCCAAAGCCATCATAGGAGACATCCAAATGGCCCATCAGACCCTTATGCTGGATCCTGTGGGACCTATGTCTGAGGTCCCACCAAAAGTACCTAACCGAGAGGCATCTCTGTACTCCCCTCCTTCAACACTTCCCAGAAATAGTCCAACCAAGCGAGTGGATGTTCCCACCACTCCTGGAGTCCCAATGACTTCTCTGGAAAGACAACGTGGTTATCACAAAAATTCCTCCCAGAGGCACTCTATATCTGCTATGCCTAAAAACTTAAATTCACCAAATGGTGTTTTGTTATCCAGGCAGCCTAGTATGAACCGTGGAGGATATATGCCCACCCCCACAGGGGCAAAGGTGGACTATATTCAGGGGGCACCAGGAAGTGTCCACTTGCAACCCTCTCTCTCCAGACAGAGTAGCTACACCAGTAATGGCACGCTTCCCAGGACGGGACTAAAGAGGACACCGTCCTTAAAACCTGATGTGCCACCAAAGCCTTCCTTTGTTCCGCAGACCACATCTGTCAGACCACTAAACAAATACACTTACTAG